From Tachysurus fulvidraco isolate hzauxx_2018 chromosome 6, HZAU_PFXX_2.0, whole genome shotgun sequence:
TACTGTCTGCCTCTGTAATTGGGATACTCATAGAAGATCCAGTAGCCATTCATCACTTTACAGGAGTAAACATGCCGGTGATGGAAGCGATCCGACACACAGGAACAATCATCCATGAACTCCATCATGTGACCAATGAAGTCAGGTTTTTCATAGAGTCTTAGTCTGTATAAGCCCCTGTACTGTTGTCAAATAAAAGAATGTATTCAGAATATTTGATACACAATAAGAGATAAAGattatttccatttatattaacaatataacagattttgaaaaaagaatttgctgtgataaaatatatgaaagactatcattttaaagaaaaaaattgttggCAATCAAAGGCATACCTGTGGAATTATGCGACAGGATCTGATACTGCTGCTGGTACCCATCCAACTCTGGTAGTCAGGATAGACACCTTTTTTCATGAAATACTGTTGACCTATGTAATTTGGCCTTTCATAGATCATGAAGCAACCATTTTCCACTCTGATGGAGTTGCAGTGGTTGAAATAGGAGTGCAGATCTGTGCAGTCACTGCTACACTCATAACTACGGCCTTTGAAATCCCTGTCCTCGTAAAAAATGATCTGAAATATAAAGCAATGAACATTATATTCATAAGAATAGTTTAAGTCAGTTAATGCTTTAATTTCATACAAACAGTGATACAAAAGTTTCCCACCTTTCCCATGATGTCTGGTAAAGAGATTCTGTTTCCCAAGCTTTTTATACTCCTCTTCACAATAAACAGAACTGCATAACCACCGGGGACTGATATGTTGACAGTTGTGTTAGAGAACAACACTGATGTTATACTTTGAAGCAAGAATACATAGAAAAACttctagttttgttttttccacctGCAGGTCATAGACAAAGGGAAAGGACTGGTGTGGTATCCGCTGGTCCATGTTACAATGGTAACAGAACAATATGGAATGTCCAGGCTGCATTACAAATACTGTGTGACAATACGAccagttacagtacacagtccCAACCCTTATGAATCACATGCAAATAATTTGTTCTCCAGAACCAGAATTCACAGCAGTTACTTAATTTGTACTAGATATTGAACTAAGAACTGCAGAATTCACATAGTCCATGAAGTCCAGAACTATAGAGTGCAGACCCCCAATTGATATGCATCTACCTGTGTTAATGTGTGGGATGACTACACTACATGCACATAATGTGCAGATTTTAGCAGTAGTAATACATTACGTTTCTGTATAATTATGTTAGGAAAAATGGTAAAGAATTATACCAAACCGCTGTTGAACACTGACTGCTCAGAAGGTAAAAATTGATAAATATCTTAAATACTttggtttaatttaacaaataaaacagagaaaataaaatttttgtaaggagacatttatttaaaattgctttgtagaatgactgtttatagagTAAGTGCTAAAAAAATATGCTCAATATTGCTTTATGCTTATTTTTTACGgaacatataaaatatgtatcaGGCCCCGTAAAAATAAGCATGAAACTACTTTAAAGCAAACTTTCCCTACCATATGTTTGAGCTGCCTATTGGTATTTCCAGACCAGAAGTACCTCCATTTAGAGAAAAAATATCTCTCTCAGCAGAATATTTCAAGCTAATTACAATCATAATTCTGTTAACCACAATAGCCACCCAGCATCATTTCCAGCAAAAGCTTCTGTACAGCATGTTAGTGGACAGCCTGAATATGTGAGACATAGCATGCTGAGTTCtcattgatttatatatatatatatatatatatatatatatatatatatatatatatatatatatatatatatatatatatatatatatatatatatgagagtatatatatatatatatattttgtgtgtgtgttgaaaaaatacaaaagaatttgtttatttatagcgTTTAATTCTTGAAAGATGCAGTTATGTGGtagtggaaaaaatatatatataaagcttgAAATTAGAATCTATTCTGGAAACAGACTTAAgaattttatatgttttagaaTAGTCTTAGAATGAGAAATTCATAATTAGATCAATTTcactttatgcaaatattttatgttaacTGAATATCACACTTCATGTACTGGAATCTTAGACACTATTTTTTCTACTAAACATGACCAaatacttttcttttaaatttcaaACATAAAATATGAAAGATATGAAAAAATGACGGCATGTTTTAAAGActactggatggatggatggttacTGGATGGATTGTCTTCAGTCCTGCTGCGATTCCTCAGAGCCTTCATAGTGctttgtttgttctttaaatGAATCTTCACTGTCCTGTATACAACACAGTAcagaacattaaataaatggtTTAGGTTAAACCCCTAGGACCCATTTTCTTATTCTATGGAGTAAGAATACACCCTGtactattaaattaaataaaattaaatcattaatagTAGTTATGAATGATATGATTCCTAATATGTAGCTGAACAATAACCTGAGCTAAGATTTACAATCAGACAAACAGGTGGTACAGTGAAATAGACAATgttttatagaaaaatatatcAAAAGAGTAAAgtgatttgttttattgctCACATTGAAAGAAGTAAGAGTAGAGGTGGTTGGGGAGGATGCCTTCAGCTTCTCCAGTGCTTCTGATGCTCCTTTAGTCCGCAGAGTATTCCACCTTTTCAGCATCTGAGCTGGTAAATATAAGCATGTTTCTGTGACGAACACATATCAGTAAGTGACAGAGAACAGTCAATGCACAGTGCCATATACAGCACTTACTGTGTTTTCTTGCACGGTCTACTGCCTTAAATGAACTGAGCATAGCAAACGGGTGATAGGACAAGGAGAAAGGATGAACGATGGTGCTCTGTGGAAATTGCAACAGTGGAGGTGAGATAATACAGTAAGTTCCTGACTCCAGTCTTTTGCTAAATGAGTAAAAGCACCAAACTATGCTGGACTCTGCCTTTCAAATGTTTACCATAAAACACAGAATCAAGTTTTGTTAAATTCTATACATCTATACTTATACACAGCTAGGGTTTTTTGGATTCTTGAACCTAATTGGTCAGAAAGCActgattaattctctataatGGCACGGATCATACATACTGTCATGTAAGTCACAGTTTCATATTCATGTGCTAATTCGAAtattgttgtttctatagtaacaactcatttACAGAAACTTGTGTAGAAGGCTCTACATTATTAAAGAATATTAACATGAAAGCAATAAAGTAAATCTTTGttgtttaacaaataaaaatgtataatctgATACAGTAAAGGCTTATAGAATACGaaattattgatatttatgGAAGAAGTAACTGTTTTTGGTCTCATTAAAAGCAGATTATATATATCAGCTTTTGTCTTAGTATGTATAATGTTTTTCAGACATACCACAACACTAAATAATTAAAACGAATGGAAAGTCCATTAATAAGTTCAAAAATAATATAAGATATAAGgtatataagaaaaataaatgttgtcTTTGGTAAATAACACCAGGGCCATATCAAACCTCCTTGTCATTcgtgtttactgtaacagcatatattttaaaacaatgctCTTCTCACTTTATTGTCTGGATGAAGGCAGGAGGCAGTTGGTTTGCAGGTATACAGCGACAGGATCTCATTTACAGGTAAGCTATTCTGAAATTAAGAAATACAGgtatttattttactgacaTGGTCATCAGCATGAGCCTTATACAGAAGGAGCtcatatataacacacataccAAAAGTATCCCTGCAAAGGATGAGAGTATTATTGCCTCTCTTTCCAGTTGATTAagacagtgtctgtgtctggtACTGATAGCTCCTCTACAAAGACAGGTCACATGCAAGGGTATTCAAAATATGCAATAGCTAAAGAATTCTCAGAAACTATGAGcaatgtacaaaaaataataataatcacacaaaacGCAATACTCACATAAGTTGATTTGCATCTGCACACCTTTTCTCATTTGCCAACCATATAGCCACAGTTATGGCCAAACCATAATGAGCCTATATAATACATATTCAGATATAAAGACAagtttgataataataataataataataataataataataataataataataataataataataataataataatgacaataataatgtttatatgcTTTTGGACTATCTAAAATATTTCCAAATGCCCAAACATCTCTAGGtcaatgaaattttatttattaccgTTTCCTTTTCAGACTGATtacaaagagaagaaaataaaactgtgGGAGATTTAAGATAACTGACAGTTATTGTTCCtactatataaataatgtcatacATAATTCCTGCAACTACAGGAGGTCCAGCTACAAAGACCAACGCAAAAGCTCTAGGTCCCGCTCTATCACATGAACACAATACATTGTACAAACCCATAGTATGTTACACATATATACTCCATAAggctttctatttatttaatcagattTTTACCAGATCATCCATTGTTGAGGAAAAGCCCTTTCCCTTGGGGTCAAATCCATTTTCCCTGAGCTTTTGTCCAATATAACGACCACTcataaaataagaaagaaattcTGGTTTATTGAAGCCATATTATTAACAGTGATTGCTGCATCTGACTTatggaattatatatataaaatactgtcAGTATGGAGTGGAAACTATGCCAGCATGACTGTTCAGAGATTTTCAGATTAACAGACTTTTTATTTAGGATTTTAACTgtataatttcattcattactGAATGCCTCATAGGGACTTACAGTAGGGCTTCAATGTTTCGCTTCAATTGCCTGGTTTCCATGTTTCACATAATCAACAAAACAATCTGGACTGAAAAAAAGGACTTAATGTGTAAGACATTTATTTCCAAACGTGCACACTGAAATAATATCTAAAACAACActaaaagaacaacaacattataagttaatatattcatatttcagTCACCAAACACCTCTTGGTTAATTGGTGCACAAGGGCTATAATATGTGAAATCTATATTGTATTGCCAAGTACAACAAAAGCAGCCTATGAATGACTTCGAATTCAAAAAGACATTTGTGCagaccaataaaaaaatatttacattaaaaaaaaaaaatctaaatcaataCACAATCGAGTTTAGTATGGAAAAAGAAGAGCACTTACAATAACATGAAAATTCACAGATGAACAATAAGTCATTTAATTtgactgaaataataaaacagtcaaACTCACCAAATGCTCCTTAACACATACagaactaaaaaacaaacagacccaAACAAAGCGTAACCActtgttactgtgtgtattatataaggTACAAAGACAACTCTATTCTGCAGCAACAGTACAAGTGTCAGGTGAACACTCTATCTGAATTATTCATTCACTGCCTGACAGTCACGTCAATACTTCAGTAACATAGCAACCAATAGAGAGATGGACTTTCATATGCCATTTAAACAGAGTGTTCTCTGAATTGGCCTTTAAAGAGAGATCATTCAAATTATAAAAATTCTGttgcaaatattacaaaaaaaaagaaaaaaatctaaataaatcaaaacaaaagtgaACTGTAAAATTTTGGCTGTACAATTCTATTCATGAAGAGTACGGGTGTTTAATCCGTGCTTTTaccctttttcttctttttgtttttaaacactgGAGAACGTAAGAATCTGGTATCTGAGAACTTGTCTCCACGTCTCATTTTGCTGCAAAGTAGAAAtataaaatcagtaaaaaaaaaataatagcaatAGCAATCATACAATACATCTTGAGCTGAAACATTTAATGTATCAAAAAGCAACGAAACAATTCTAACCAGTTGATAGGTGGCTCCTTGTATGACACAGGAGCTGCCTTCCTGCGGGATCGACCCAACGGATTGGCTGTGAAGTCTGTGTTTGTTAAGCTCTTCATTGCCCTCCCATCtagaagttaaacataaaacacagtaacaatgaataaaatacacggCACAAAAATTTTTGTTTTAGCAATTTGTCTCCATACTCTCCCATTTTAATCATTTGCTAATTTCCACCCAGTATCTACTGCAGCTCTATCaggcctcctggtggtccagttGCAGGATCACATGCTCTCATTGCCACAGCCCAGGGGCAGgaagctaacccagccactgaagtaTTAACTCTTAGTGACTGCCCGAATAAAATCGGAGGTTGTGTCAGGAAAggcatccggcgtaaaaccTTTGCCAATTCTAATATACGGACCACGTGATccaagaaaaagaggaaaaaacaataCTGTATTAATACTATCACATGATAGCTCCCAGCAGGGGAGAGTAATGGCTAGCATGTGCTTCCTTTGAGTCAAATAAAGCCAGACAactgtgtttttaatgtgaTGTTCATGCATCACCAATGCAGAGCTGAATACACGGAAAAGAAATGCTGCAAactgccctcttcctcatacatgAGCTCATGAAATTGGCTAGTGTTTCTATAAAGTGAAAATAACACCTTTGACTCACGGCtattcacatttttacacattaaactgcaagagtttttcttttttaatctataATATACCTGGAGATTGTTGAGTCATGTTCCACCCAGGCTCCTCATAAATGTCCATAGATCGTGATGAAATCTCTTGTGAATTCTTCTGGATTTTGACAGGGCTGTCAGAAATAATACTCCCAGTGGAGGCAAAATCAAGGGATTCCCATGGAGGCCTATCCTCAAAGAATAATCCACTGTGTTCCTGTCTAAGCTGCTCTGCTTTTTTCTCGGTTGACTGACTCTCATTCTTATGACAAAGAACAAATCTTCTATCTGTAACAAAACAATTCTCACTTTCTCTATTTGCAGGTAAATTCTCTTCATTGCTGCTGAAAACGAGAACATTCTCCTTTCCCTTTAACTGTGAATAGCAATCAGATAAAACAACATAGGTTTCTCTGCACTTGCTCTTGTGGTTTTGGATGTTGTGATGCTTTGGACTGACATCTTTTAAACTTATGTCAATGTCGTCATTATGGTCAAGGTGTCTCACATGTATGCCGTTTGTGTCCCCAGTATCAATTACAGGCTCATCCATGAAAGCTTCCTCAAGAGCAGACGAATTGAATCCATCTGTTACCTCCTGCAATACCTTAGAAGTAGTGCTGTTTCTCTTTGTATTGTCACCTGGAACTGGAATTTCTTTTGGCAAAATATCAGCAATCTGTTTAGAGCTATATTTGGGCCGTCGTCTCTTTCCTGatgcattttcttttgttgcaacatttttgctttctttcatcACAGTTGTCTTGGGCTTCTTGGCTTTACTGTGTGCCATTTGAGAATGATCAGAGgaattttctaaaatattttcatcacaGATAGTTTGCGAGTGTAAAACActtctgttttcctctttgtgaGACACTTCTTTCTCTGCTTGCTGCCTCTCAGTGACCCCTGAGGTACACTGGGCATCACATGCGCTTTCCAAAGTCTTTGCATTAGTGGTTTCCCCAGATGTGACGTTCATCTGAGCTGTATGAATCACAAATGTTCCTCTGTTTCTTGGTGTAATGCATTCTTCTGTCTGAGAGAATGACTGAGCTGATTGCTTGCTTTGAGGTTTTTCTGAGTGGATCTGGTTTTCCTGGACATCAGTGTGAGCATCAGTGAATTCAGCAATCTCCTTTACACTTTGATCTGCACTGAAAGATGAAACTTTAGTCTTCCTGTTCTGTAGTCTTTGCTTGTATGGGACTATGTATGTTTTCCTGCTCTTTGCACTATTGTTCTGAGGTTTCAACACTTCAGCTTCACTTTCAGTGCCTTTGTCTTCAGATACTTTAGAGTCAGATAAATTGTTCTTGCTCATTCTATGATTTTGTTCACTAAAATAATCATCTAAATCATCACTGGTGGAAATAAAGCTGGACTCGTGCGGAGAGATGACATATGTTTGCCTTGTATTGGTATATCCTGAAATAGGTTTTTGAGAATTTAATCGTTTGTTGCTTTTTGTGTAACGAGAGGTGATGTGAGTCTTTCTGCGTGCTGTGACTGATTCCTCTTCCTCATGCTCAGGCTCCACCCACTGAGGCAAACTCTCCTCTTCATTGCTTCCAGTGAAAATGTGTGTACTTGTTTGGAGTTGTGTTTCACAAAACATTCGTTTAGATGCATTTGCAGTTGGATCCTTTAGAGGAGACGATTCCACTGCTGCTTCTTCAGAATTCAGCACAATGCTCTCTCTAACCCTTGCTGAACTAGATTCA
This genomic window contains:
- the sgo2 gene encoding uncharacterized protein sgo2; translation: MALKMDKKPNTIQQTAAKIKTKIHNTSSFFKLSLKTNNKALILALVAQKQKSKQLEMETVRLQKYLQSLNFELAIQRHKNKQMFTVLREFYNTSINCMAKAVDFISKEEGDESLDMELTEDSSPTEKAVTAPLPETKKRTSVYKCGQKRNVQDPGGNVPMANDGQPNRSSPKSKDNSPSPDVHNTAPQNALYDSEMEITVVDNVAEIITVETKPKKNFKHDQRGTREIGESSSARVRESIVLNSEEAAVESSPLKDPTANASKRMFCETQLQTSTHIFTGSNEEESLPQWVEPEHEEEESVTARRKTHITSRYTKSNKRLNSQKPISGYTNTRQTYVISPHESSFISTSDDLDDYFSEQNHRMSKNNLSDSKVSEDKGTESEAEVLKPQNNSAKSRKTYIVPYKQRLQNRKTKVSSFSADQSVKEIAEFTDAHTDVQENQIHSEKPQSKQSAQSFSQTEECITPRNRGTFVIHTAQMNVTSGETTNAKTLESACDAQCTSGVTERQQAEKEVSHKEENRSVLHSQTICDENILENSSDHSQMAHSKAKKPKTTVMKESKNVATKENASGKRRRPKYSSKQIADILPKEIPVPGDNTKRNSTTSKVLQEVTDGFNSSALEEAFMDEPVIDTGDTNGIHVRHLDHNDDIDISLKDVSPKHHNIQNHKSKCRETYVVLSDCYSQLKGKENVLVFSSNEENLPANRESENCFVTDRRFVLCHKNESQSTEKKAEQLRQEHSGLFFEDRPPWESLDFASTGSIISDSPVKIQKNSQEISSRSMDIYEEPGWNMTQQSPDGRAMKSLTNTDFTANPLGRSRRKAAPVSYKEPPINCKMRRGDKFSDTRFLRSPVFKNKKKKKVLYVLRSICPDCFVDYVKHGNQAIEAKH
- the LOC113654327 gene encoding gamma-crystallin M2-like — its product is MGKIIFYEDRDFKGRSYECSSDCTDLHSYFNHCNSIRVENGCFMIYERPNYIGQQYFMKKGVYPDYQSWMGTSSSIRSCRIIPQYRGLYRLRLYEKPDFIGHMMEFMDDCSCVSDRFHHRHVYSCKVMNGYWIFYEYPNYRGRQYFLKPGDYRRYRDWCATCSIVGSFRRITDF